The Daphnia pulex isolate KAP4 chromosome 3, ASM2113471v1 genome includes a region encoding these proteins:
- the LOC124190340 gene encoding DNA-directed RNA polymerase III subunit RPC10-like has product MLMFCPTCGNLLGVEEGPKCFRFSCRTCPYVFNINRKVSSKSFPKLKEVDDVLGGVAAWENVDSTEATCPKCDHSRAYFLQMQTRSADEPMTTFYKCCNHECSNLWRD; this is encoded by the coding sequence atgttgatgttCTGTCCCACGTGTGGAAATCTTTTGGGTGTTGAAGAAGGACCCAAGTGTTTCCGATTCTCTTGCCGTACTTGCCCTTACGTATTCAACATTAATCGAAAAGTTAGCAGCAAATCATTCCCCAAACTTAAGGAAGTGGATGATGTATTAGGAGGAGTTGCTGCCTGGGAGAATGTGGATTCCACTGAAGCAACTTGTCCCAAGTGTGACCATTCAAGAGCTTACTTTTTGCAGATGCAGACACGATCTGCAGATGAGCCTATGACCACCTTTTACAAGTGCTGCAACCACGAGTGCTCCAACCTGTGGCGTGATTAG
- the LOC124190341 gene encoding yrdC domain-containing protein, mitochondrial-like, whose protein sequence is MINPVILLGPKNSAAILKNAVELLKSGSVIALPTDTLYGIACLSQSSEALKKLYQIKSRDKNKPVAICVSQVSEIAKWGHVTVDERLLHDLLPGPVTLVFERSPALNPELNPGTKLVGIRIPDSWFIRQLANSCAEPLALTSANISGSQSTLSVEEFLGIWEHLGAVFNGGPIPDGSTARLGSTVVDLSSPGTYRIIRPGCAQTITVEKLKKYGLVEASEPASENV, encoded by the coding sequence ATGATCAACCCAGTCATCCTCCTTGGGCCCAAGAACTCCGCAGCCATCCTAAAAAATGCAGTGGAGCTTCTGAAATCGGGCAGTGTGATTGCTCTTCCAACAGACACTTTATATGGGATCGCTTGTCTGTCCCAAAGTTCAGAAGCTTTGAAAAAACtttatcaaatcaaatcgCGAGACAAGAATAAACCGGTTGCTATTTGCGTGTCGCAAGTTAGCGAAATCGCCAAGTGGGGACACGTTACAGTAGATGAACGTCTACTGCACGACCTTTTACCTGGACCCGTCACCCTTGTGTTCGAAAGAAGTCCTGCCTTGAATCCTGAACTCAACCCCGGAACTAAACTTGTTGGCATTCGAATTCCGGACTCTTGGTTCATTCGTCAACTGGCAAATAGCTGTGCTGAACCTTTAGCGTTGACTAGCGCCAACATCAGCGGATCTCAGAGTACTCTATCGGTGGAAGAATTTCTAGGGATTTGGGAGCATCTCGGGGCTGTCTTCAACGGTGGCCCTATTCCAGACGGCTCTACCGCTCGACTAGGATCTACTGTTGTCGACTTGTCGTCACCTGGCACCTATCGCATCATTCGTCCTGGCTGTGCTCAAACAATTACAGTGGAAAAGCTGAAGAAATACGGATTGGTTGAAGCTAGTGAACCAGCGTCTGAAAACGTTTAG
- the LOC124189736 gene encoding pleckstrin homology domain-containing family M member 1-like has protein sequence MWKRQKTRDDMNYDALIKTALTGHLGEAVREVQRQQQQQQQQSTAVVEGNSESAHTLCCVLEALFVHRLRDSFIDKVSSVFSGDVIRQPSPNFWPFLLGFSHRHSVDYLSDSCPWLRSDIGRCRGWIRLVLNDGMLTSYLELLAGERRLLNDFYDRQAYLRDPEHLDIARKLLSGIEMLQFRLAVNSSMLNNWSTTPLLLAGLWSPPTPLVQEAVVQGVDAALCFTDEDETLQPIKQASKLTTSLASTNVPKLDEDMAFRLIIESDRNIPSGMLAPLGSPSVAIPPALVPPVEEVRLSQSHSSSRVDDLPEEVDSQIVLVTRLRMKNSRSTSPAVLEEAKVNVPVAPSLPSTPPQSLSEELAAAEALTDAVGDEQEETEEEASTFEDLLENYSNFNIGSNALTKSPNYSPTESTTRDSSPEEKFEIVSDEKNPQSPFASMLLTLNQECSLVKQNYRCAGCSSPIGLIYGPARVCNFSGGLYCSDCHTDADEVIIPARVFLNGDYSKRKVCRAVRQFFQDIEVDPALDAIQFDRNIYSYQREFAALLDVRTQLQHLSAFLLTCRTPENAGEEFRKRTYGKEYLYIQQHVYSLVDLPLIQSGQLHQQLTKLFQYGKLHVSGCGLCSMKGFLCEACRSDAVIFPFDLDSTFRCPICGAVFHSECMDRFKPCPRCERWKSREKNQVENTEQSDQEI, from the exons ATGTGGAAACGCCAGAAGACCAGAGATGACATGAATTACGACGCGCTGATCAAGACGGCACTGACGGGCCACTTGGGTGAAGCTGTGCGAGAGGTGCaacgtcagcagcagcagcaacaacaacagtcaacAGCGGTCGTCGAAGGGAATAGTGAATCGGCTCATACGCTGTGCTGTGTCTTGGAAGCTCTGTTCGTTCACCGCCTACGTGATTCATTCATCGACAAGGTTTCCAGCGTCTTCTCTGGTGATGTGATTCGACAACCGTCGCCCAACTTTTGGCCTTTCTTGCTCGGGTTCTCTCATCGACATTCGGTTGACTACTTGTCAGATTCTTGCCCGTGGTTGAGGTCTGACATTGGCCGATGTCGCGGATGGATTAGGCTCGTCCTCAACGATGGAATGCTCACCAGCTACCTTG AGCTGCTAGCTGGGGAGCGTCGACTTCTCAATGACTTCTACGATCGTCAAGCGTACCTCCGTGATCCTGAGCATCTTGATATAGCTAGAAAGCTGTTGAGCGGCATAGAAATGCTTCAATTTCGTTTG GCCGTCAATAGTAGCATGTTAAACAACTGGAGCACGACCCCTCTGCTTCTGGCTGGGCTCTGGTCACCGCCTACCCCACTGGTCCAAGAGGCTGTCGTACAGGGGGTCGATGCGGCCTTGTGTTTCACCGATGAAGACGAGACGTTACAGCCCATCAAGCAAGCCAGCAAGTTAACAACGAGCTTGGCGTCAACCAATGTACCGAAGCTCGATGAAGATATGGCTTTTCGTTTGATAATTGAATCAGATAGAAATATACCTAGCGGTATGCTAGCCCCATTGGGATCTCCGTCTGTAGCAATACCACCCGCCTTAGTCCCTCCCGTAGAAGAAGTTCGTCTCTCACAATCCCATTCATCGTCCCGTGTCGATGATTTGCCGGAGGAAGTTGATTCGCAAATTGTTCTCGTCACCCGCCTACGGATGAAAAATAGTCGGTCTACAAGCCCAGCCGTGCTGGAAGAAGCTAAAGTGAACGTACCTGTCGCTCCAAGTCTCCCAAGCACTCCGCCACAATCGTTGTCGGAAGAACTTGCGGCTGCCGAGGCTTTGACTGATGCTGTGGGTGACGAACAAGAAGAGaccgaagaagaagcttcGACTTTTGAAGATTTGTTAGAAAATTACTCCAACTTTAACATTGGCAGCAACGCCTTGACCAAATCGCCGAATTATTCGCCAACTGAATCGACTACAAGAGATAGTTCTCCTGAAGAGAAATTCGAGATCGTTTCTG ACGAAAAAAATCCGCAATCGCCGTTTGCATCCATGCTGTTGACGTTGAATCAGGAATGCAGTCTTGTCAAACAAAATTATCGCTGCGCCGGATGTTCCAGCCCGATTGGCCTAATCTACGGCCCTGCTCGAGTTTGTAATTTCAGCGGCGGTTTGTATTGTTCGGACTGTCATACCGACGCTGACGAAGTTATCATTCCGGCTCGGGTTTTCCTCAACGGCGATTATTCAAAGCGCAAAGTCTGCCGTGCCGTTCGGCAGTTTTTCCAAGACATTGAAGTTGATCCGGCATTGGATGCGATCCAGTTTGATCGCAACATCTACTCTTACCAGCGGGAATTTGCCGCCTTACTCGACGTTCGAACGCAGCTACAACATCTGTCTGCCTTCCTTCTGACTTGCCGCACGCCGGAGAACGCTGGAGAAGAGTTCCGCAAACGTACTTATGGCAAAGAGTATTTGTATATCCAGCAGCACGTCTACAGTCTAGTGGATTTGCCTTTGATACAATCCGGACAGCTTCATCAGCAATTGaccaaattatttcaatacGGCAAACTACACGTCAGCGGATGCGGCCTCTGCTCGATGAAAG gtTTCTTGTGTGAGGCGTGTCGTTCGGATGCGGTCATATTCCCTTTTGACTTGGATTCGACGTTTAGGTGCCCGATTTGTGGTGCCGTGTTCCATTCGGAATGTATGGATCGCTTCAAACCGTGTCCGAGATGCGAGCGGTGGAAAAGTCGAGAGAAGAATCAAGTCGAGAACACAGAACAGTCAGAccaggaaatttaa